In Oncorhynchus masou masou isolate Uvic2021 unplaced genomic scaffold, UVic_Omas_1.1 unplaced_scaffold_2___fragment_2___debris, whole genome shotgun sequence, the genomic stretch TACTGAATCCTCACTGACAAGATTGCCAGTTATATCTAGACCAGATCcaaagattagagagagagagagagatataagtagagagagacagagagcagaaaaaTAAATACATCAATGTTGAGCCGCTGGTAGTGTCCTAGTGGAGACTGTAGACAATGTACATTTTCACTGTCTGAGCTTTGCTACCTATAGAATATACTGTACACATCCTCAGCTGTCTAGAAGAAGACATAAGGAAAAAGAGAATGGAATTATCTTCTACACAGAACAATCCATTAATCGACACATTGAGTCATATTTAATAAGTACCTGCTTTAGAGACCTTCCCCAGTTCCTCTGAGCAGACATCCTCTAGTTTTTCTTTCAGTGTAGAGGTGGACATCTTAATTGTCTGAAAATATACTTCATGACCAACAGGAATCCTAGGTATGTCTTCAaatccaaggggggtgaatagaGACTTGCAGCTCTAGATTCAAACAGAAATAAAAGAGAGATGCAGGATGGTAGATATATTTCTAACATGGTTCTGAGAGTTACTAATGCTGCAGTACCTGGAGGAAATGGATGTGATCCTCTGTCTGTGTCAGCAGTATAATGTTGGCATCAATCTTCCTCAGTTCAACATTGTCCTTCTCCAGGGTATCTAGAAGTCCTTCAGTCTCGCTCACTATATCCCTCTCCTTAGCTTTGATCATCTCTCTCACCTCAGAGCGTCTTCTCTCAATGAAGCGGATCAGCTCAGTGAAGGTCCTCTCACTGTCCACCACAGCTTCCTGTGCAGAGCACTGATAGGGAATTCAGAAAGTAGAAATGTAATTGAAGCCGCCAACGTAATGTACTTGTTTACAACCTACATTGTTGCGGTTCACAACATACCTGGTTGTAAGTTTGAATAATTCCTGAAAACATTCTGTAGTTTTATTTTAGCATTGAAAATATGGCTCTACTTGAGCTCCATGAACCAGTTGCCCACAGTGAGAAACAGGTTGAGTGACCAATTTCTCTGCTAATCTAACTACAGGAGAGCCATCCGGAAATGAGCCAAGAAATGCCCCTGACATGTTTACCGACAACAGCCTGTGCGGACGAACAGTTAATTAAACGCTTTGACTAGTACATGAGAATTCATTACATGATTTTCTGTTGATATCCTGACACACGGCAGCCACCCTCTGCTTTTAGACGTTTCTCTTTGCAATGTGTTTTGTCCTTTAATGCTTCCATATTTTCCAGATCAAAACTTACCTTGACAGAACCCATCATGTTTTGCAGGTCCAGCATCACATTTTCCCTCTTCTTGATTTTCTGCTGACATTCCCTTTGTACCTTCCTCACCTGTTCCTGTGAATATACATATTAAACCCTATTTGATAGTGTTAATGCTgtgacgacaacaacaacaacaacaacaacaacaagattaCACTGAAAGACAAAAGCTTTCTGGCAGTTGGGCATACCTGTTTCTTTGCCCTTTCAGCAGGAGCTACAACAGTTTCATGACCTCTGTGTTGATCTATAGCACACTGATAACAAATGCATTGTTGATCAGTGCAGCAGTAGACCTCCAACAGTTTGCCATGGTGAGGGCAGATCCTCTCCTTTAGTTGCGTGGAGGCTTTACACAGACTATGTTTCTTCAACGCTGTTGACTCATAGTGGAGCTGAATGTGAGTCTCGCAGTACGAGGCCAGACACACCAAACAGGACTTCACTGCTCTGTGTTGTTTACCAGTACAGATGTCACATGGcacatctccaggtccagcaTACGGCAGAGAAGGGGAATCTTCTTGTCCTGTTTTCTTCAGTTTCCCCACTAGTTCAGTTAGCATGTTGTTTCTGCTCAGGACAGGCCTTGGGGTAAAGGTCTGTCTGCATTGAGGGCAGCTGTAGATAAGCTTTTGATCATCCTGATCCCAGTGACCCTTAATACAAACTTTACAGTAGCTGTGTCCACATGGAATAGTCACCGGATCGTTCAGTAAATCCAGACAGATTGAGCAACTAAACTCATCCAGGGACACTGAAATACAGGCCTCTGCCATGGTCACTGTCCTTAAAAACACTGAGAATAGTCACATTCAGTTTCACTTCTCTGAAACAGTTCTTCTTCACAACGAACAGGCAGGTGCATACATCGCCACCTACTGTACTAGAGTGTGAGTTCAGTCACAAcctatcttttatttatttaactaggcaagtcagtttcttatttacaatgacggccttccccggcaaaaccctaacccagacgatacTGGGTCAATTGcccaccgccctatgggactcccaatcatggccagttgtgatacagcctggaatcgaaccaggttctgtagtgatgcctctagcactgagatgcagtgtcttagaccgctgcgtcactcgggagctCTTTGTAACTATACCATTATATTCTCTTAACTAACCCTACATTTCTAATAAAAAAAATTCCCAACAAACCTCATCACTCCCATCATCCCCACACAAAATACCAGCCACTCCCCATGTCCGTCCaacctctctttatatatatttttatttaacctttatttaacctctctGACTCTTTCAAACAACATCTCACTTTCTACGTCATACatttcaaaaaataataatacatgttCAACCGTTTCCTCTATCATTACACATTCCAGTACCATGATTCCATCAATTTCAAAGATGAATTAAATCTCGTAAACCCTAATCTCACCTACACAACATCAATTCCTCCCTTTCATCTCCATTATATGACACTATACCCCGTACAGATTTCCTTGTACTGTTTGCCCATTCTACTTTCATCTCATTGTCTATGCCAGCAATCTAACCCATTTTTTAGAATCAATGTTTTAATTTCGCTTCTACCCAACTGCACCTGTATATCCACAATATTATTTTTCACTGGTCGTGTTGCTATTATATCCACTATATCATTTCCATACACTCCTGTATGAGCCCTAATCCAACAGAACTGGATTTCAATACCAATTCCAATAACCCCAACAACAGCAGCATTATTTATAATCCTAAATTCTCATGTTCTGACTTTATAGATCTTAAACTACATCAAATTGATGCAGTCCCAACATATTATTACTCTTCTTGGTTGCACCACCTCTATCCATGGCAATCCAACAATTATCACAACCACTTCTGTTGCATAGACAGATAACTCATTTTAGTCTCTTCCATTAATTAAAGTCAGGAATTAATACACCTGCTCCTGTGGGATCCTTTGAACCATCTGTATACACTGCAAGACAATAATAATACAACTGATTACTAATATATTGATCCAGTACTGTTCCTACATTATCTTCTTCACACCACTGTTTCCTTTCTTCAATCAGGCTAAGATCAACATGGGGTATTGAATAAAACCACGGTGGCACATTTCTGAAAGTTTTTCAATGAGTCAGTGGGAGATCGGCCTTTACCTGCAAGTGTAGAACATAGTTGGATAGAGGGTACACCTTTGCCATTATGgcttctgtgacagcatgggcagcaaCACTGAGGCTTATCTCCATGTTAAAGTAGTACATTTCTTTGTCTTCTATTTCTATTAGTTGATTGACACTCGctaaacaaactgaaagggtgcatactgccacctggaTTGGGTTGTTTGAACAGGCATTAAGTCAAGGTTGGTCATTCACTGCCACTTTCATTTTTGGAACGTTTGCTCATAGGCTGATCTGgatgttattttgttattttctgtgtgatccttccttaacctagggtttcccaaacttggtcctggggccCCACTTGGgtcacattttggtttttgccctagcagtACACAGCTGGTTCAAATAACCCTGCCTTAACCCATGTCAAGTGTTAACAGTGTTTGGCCACCAAGTGCTAaaagtcagtatctaaataacgTGTGTGAAATGCTAGATGGTGTActtgatgtaaacagagaggtctactttcttttGGACCTGAATATTGAATGGTTTTCATCAAGCAGTCCACTCAAGAGgtagcttctcactgtaaccagtgcctgtaatctagTTCAGGTTATTAATTAACctacccccccttgggttgtgccgtggcggagatctttgtgggctatactcagccttgtctcaggatggtaagttgctggttgaagatatccctctagtggtgtgggggctgtgctttggcaaagtgggtggggttatatccttcctgtttggccctgtcctcggatggggccacagtgtctcctgacccctcctgtctctgcctccagtatttatgctgcagtagtttatgtgtcggggggctagggtcagtttgttatatctggagtacttctcctgtcctattcggtgtcctgtgtgaatttaagtgtgctttctctaattctctctttctttctctctctcggaggaccatgcctcaggactacctgacatgatgactccttgctgtccccagtccacctggccgtgctgctgctccagtttcaactgttctgccttattattattggaccatgctggtcatttatgaacatttgaacaccttggccatgttctgttataatctccaccggcacagccagaagaggactggccaccccacatagcctggttcctctttaggtttcttcctaggttttggcctttctagagagtttttcctagccaccgtgcttctacacctgcattgcttgctgtttggggttttaggctgggtttctgtacagcactttgagatatcaactgatgtacgaagggctatataaatacatttgatttgatttgataccagggtgtttacaaacactacaggaacaagatcatccacatgtatagGTCACATTTTTACAAATACTGTAGAACTCTGTTCTAAAGCTGTACCCATatccattggatgcagtgatcacaatatagtggctatatctaGGAGAACCAAggttccaacagctgggcctaaaagAGTGTACAAGAGATCGTATAAAGTATGTTGCTGTGACCCTTATGTAGATGATGTAAAACATATTTGTTGATCTGATGTGATCAATAAGGAGCATCCAGGCGCTGCATTTCATAAATTTATGAAAtagcttcttccaattattgataaacatgcacctgttaaaaTACTGTAAGGCTCCATGGAtcgatgaggaattgaaaaacggtatggttgaaagagatggggcaaaaggagtggctaataagtctggctgcacatctgactagCTGACATtgtaaattgagaaattatgtgacagAGCTATTTATCTAATAGAattcagagggttttctttaatggaagcttatCTAAATGTCAAGCATGTTGTGTACCCAGGGCAGTTGTCTAGGCCCTCtacttttttatatttttaccaatgacatgCCACATCTCTAAAATTAAGAgaattgtatttggtacaaatcattccctaatctttattttatttgtgatacagcctggattcgaaccagggcgtctgtagtgatgcctctagcacagagatgcagtgccatagaccgctgcgccacttgggagacctcagctgaatctgatAATTGTCATGACTTTCCAGTCCTGAGATGGAGATCGGGGGTGCCGGCTAGGCAacaatatttacatttttgaTAATGTGGAA encodes the following:
- the LOC135538705 gene encoding E3 ubiquitin/ISG15 ligase TRIM25-like isoform X1, whose translation is MAEACISVSLDEFSCSICLDLLNDPVTIPCGHSYCKVCIKGHWDQDDQKLIYSCPQCRQTFTPRPVLSRNNMLTELVGKLKKTGQEDSPSLPYAGPGDVPCDICTGKQHRAVKSCLVCLASYCETHIQLHYESTALKKHSLCKASTQLKERICPHHGKLLEVYCCTDQQCICYQCAIDQHRGHETVVAPAERAKKQEQVRKVQRECQQKIKKRENVMLDLQNMMGSVKCSAQEAVVDSERTFTELIRFIERRRSEVREMIKAKERDIVSETEGLLDTLEKDNVELRKIDANIILLTQTEDHIHFLQSCKSLFTPLGFEDIPRIPVGHEVYFQTIKMSTSTLKEKLEDVCSEELGKVSKADITGNLVSEDSVEQNLGLKETMQAEDPQMQKLFVPMSHILDRLTPKNFRELMVVVTELTIDTEAKLKGIIDLIYERAIAHPACSAVYANLCRCLMWLKVPTSCNPGVTLNFRKLLLNRCQFEFQNNTSELFGGKQKELDTTTKLVKLVQTFQGEVSQRLEEEAKAMWCRRSLGNIRFICELFQLKILTEAIMHDCLVKLAKDGDDNSLECLCIMLPTIDKGSEKARPRMDQYYNAIVKIVKNRTTSPRIRYMLQDVLDLRKLHL
- the LOC135538705 gene encoding E3 ubiquitin/ISG15 ligase TRIM25-like isoform X2, which encodes MAEACISVSLDEFSCSICLDLLNDPVTIPCGHSYCKVCIKGHWDQDDQKLIYSCPQCRQTFTPRPVLSRNNMLTELVGKLKKTGQEDSPSLPYAGPGDVPCDICTGKQHRAVKSCLVCLASYCETHIQLHYESTALKKHSLCKASTQLKERICPHHGKLLEVYCCTDQQCICYQCAIDQHRGHETVVAPAERAKKQEQVRKVQRECQQKIKKRENVMLDLQNMMGSVKCSAQEAVVDSERTFTELIRFIERRRSEVREMIKAKERDIVSETEGLLDTLEKDNVELRKIDANIILLTQTEDHIHFLQSCKSLFTPLGFEDIPRIPVGHEVYFQTIKMSTSTLKEKLEDVCSEELGKVSKADITGNLVSEDSVEQNLGLKETMQAEDPQMQKLFVPMSHILDRLTPKNFRELMVVVTELTIDTEAKLKGIIDLIYERAIAHPACSAVYANLCRCLMWLKVPTSCNPGVTLNFRKLLLNRCQFEFQNNTSELFGGKQKELDTTTKGEVSQRLEEEAKAMWCRRSLGNIRFICELFQLKILTEAIMHDCLVKLAKDGDDNSLECLCIMLPTIDKGSEKARPRMDQYYNAIVKIVKNRTTSPRIRYMLQDVLDLRKLHL